One segment of Pan paniscus chromosome 20, NHGRI_mPanPan1-v2.0_pri, whole genome shotgun sequence DNA contains the following:
- the STRN4 gene encoding striatin-4 isoform X4: MLEYALKQERAKYHKLKFGTDLNQGEKKADVSEQVSNGPVESVTLENSPLVWKEGRQLLRQYLEEVGYTDTILDMRSKRVRSLLGRSLELNGAVEPSEGAPRAPPGPAGLSGGESLLVKQIEEQIKRNAAGKDGKERLGGSVLGQIPFLQNCEDEDSDEDDELDSVQHKKQRVKLPSKALVPEMEDEDEEDDSEDAINEFDFLGSGEDGEGAPDPRRCTVDGSPHELESRRVKLQGILADLRDVDGLPPKVTGPPPGTPQPRPHEGSFGFSSDVFIMDTIGGGEVSLGDLADLTVTNDNDLSCDLSDSKDAFKKTWNPKFTLRSHYDGIRSLAFHHSQSALLTASEDGTLKLWNLQKAVTAKKNAALDVEPIHAFRAHRGPVLAVAMGSNSEYCYSGGADACIHSWKIPDLSMDPYDGYDPSVLSHVLEGHGDAVWGLAFSPTSQRLASCSADGTVRIWDPSSSSPACLCTFPTASEHGIPTSVAFTSTEPAHIVASFRSGDTVLYDMEVGSALLTLESRGSSGPTQINQVVSHPNQPLTITAHDDRGIRFLDNRTGKPVHSMVAHLDAVTCLAVDPNGAFLMSGSKLSTLVPPGLGRRGGRGLGTGSRQVLRGPRGPGLGEAGLGGNERGDHRGQHSPLGPSSGALELHRLIRPLSSLGL, from the exons TCTCCAATGGCCCCGTGGAATCGGTCACCCTGGAGAACAGCCCGTTGGTGTGGAAGGAGGGGCGGCAGCTTCTCCGACA GTACCTGGAAGAGGTGGGCTACACAGACACCATCCTCGACATGAGGTCCAAGCGCGTCCGTTCCCTGCTGGGCCGCTCGCTGGAGCTCAACGGGGCAGTGGAGCCGAGTGAAGGGGCCCCCAGGGCTCCACCAGGCCCTGCGGGGCTCAGTGGCGGGGAGTCGCTGCTGGTGAAACAGATCGAGGAGCAGATAAAGAG GAACGCGGCAGGCAAAGATGGCAAAGAGCGCTTGGGCGGCTCAGTGCTGGGGCAGATCCCCTTCCTGCAGAACTGCGAGGACGAAGACAGCGACGAGGACGATGAGCTGGACAGCGTGCAGCACAAGAAGCAGCGTGTGAAG CTCCCATCCAAGGCTCTGGTGCCCGAAATGGAAGACGAGGATGAGGAAGACGACTCTGAGGATGCTATCAATGAgtttgatttcctgggctcaggagaggATGGGGAAGGGGCTCCAGACCCTCGGCGGTGCACTGTGGATGGGAGCCCCCATGAGCTGG AAAGCCGTCGGGTCAAACTCCAAGGCATTCTGGCTGACCTGCGGGATGTGGATGGGCTGCCCCCAAAAGTGACTGGCCCGCCTCCTGGCACACCCCAGCCCCGGCCACATGAAG GTTCCTTTGGCTTCTCCTCAGACGTCTTCATCATGGACACTATCGGGGGCGGGGAGGTGAGCCTGGGGGACTTGGCAGATCTCACCGTCACCAACGACAACGACCTCAGCTGCGAT ctgTCTGACAGCAAAGATGCTTTTAAGAAGACGTGGAACCCCAAGTTCACCCTGCGCTCGCACTACGACGGCATTCGTTCCCTGGCCTTCCACCACAGCCAGTCGGCTCTGCTCACCGCCTCCGAGGATGGCACGCTCAAGCTCTGGAACCTGCAGAAGGCGGTCACGGCCAAGAA GAATGCGGCGCTAGATGTGGAACCTATACATGCTTTCCGGGCTCACAG GGGCCCAGTGTTGGCTGTGGCTATGGGCAGCAACAGTGAATACTGCTACAGTGGCGGGGCGGATGCCTGCATCCATAGTTGGAAGATTCCAGACCTCAGCATGGATCCCTATGATGGCTACG ACCCAAGCGTGCTGAGCCACGTCCTGGAGGGCCACGGGGACGCCGTGTGGGGCCTGGCCTTCAGTCCCACCTCCCAGCGCCTGGCCTCCTGCTCTGCTGATGGCACCGTCCGCATCTGGgaccccagcagcagcagcccggCCTGCCTCTGCACCTTCCCCACAGCCAGCG AGCACGGGATCCCCACCTCAGTGGCCTTCACCAGCACCGAGCCTGCCCACATCGTGGCCTCCTTCCGCTCTGGCGACACCGTCTTGTATGACATGGAGGTTGGCAGTGCCCTCCTCACGCTGGAGTCCCGGGGCAGCAGCG GTCCAACCCAGATCAACCAAGTGGTGAGTCATCCAAACCAGCCTCTCACCATCACCGCCCATGACGACAGGGGCATCCGCTTCCTGGACAATCGGACAG GTAAGCCGGTGCACTCCATGGTTGCACACCTGGACGCAGTCACCTGCCTAGCCGTGGACCCCAACGGCGCATTCCTGATGTCAGGAAGTAAGTTGAGCACACTAGTCCCACCAgggttggggagaaggggaggaagaggcCTGGGCACTGGCTCCAGGCAAGTGCTCAGGGGGCCCcgggggccagggctgggggaagCTGGTCTGGGCGGGAATGAACGTGGTGACCATAGGGGGCAGCACAGTCCGCTGGGGCCCTCCTCTGGGGCATTGGAGCTGCATCGTCTCATTCGGCCTCTAAGCAGCCTGGGCCTCTAA